The following proteins are encoded in a genomic region of Prosthecobacter sp. SYSU 5D2:
- a CDS encoding dihydrodipicolinate synthase family protein — MKTTPVTPADLRSSVIAVPPLCRNADLSLNAAENKKLIDHMYAGGIRTLLYGGNANLYNIALSEYDSLLNMLQELAPEDLWMVPSIGPMYGTAMDQAAILTEHKFPTAMLLPTLFPSKPAGVATAVRHLAEKAGMKLVLYIKDESYITPELAESLVNDGLISWIKYAVVKPNPADDLYLTRLVDMVNPELIVSGIGEQPAIIHLRDFGITGFTAGCVCIAPRLSMDLLRAIDAKEYDRAEEIREIFLPLEDQRNAHSPILVLHHAVSLAGIAQTGPALPLLTELPDELLPGIETAAKELLVKAA; from the coding sequence ATGAAGACCACTCCCGTCACCCCAGCCGATCTCCGCAGCTCCGTCATCGCCGTCCCGCCGCTGTGCCGGAATGCAGACCTCAGCCTGAACGCGGCGGAGAACAAAAAGCTCATTGACCACATGTATGCCGGTGGCATTCGCACCCTGCTTTATGGCGGCAATGCGAACCTCTATAACATCGCCCTCTCTGAGTATGACTCCCTTTTGAACATGCTGCAGGAGCTGGCCCCGGAAGACCTGTGGATGGTGCCGAGCATCGGCCCCATGTATGGCACGGCGATGGACCAGGCCGCCATCCTGACGGAGCACAAATTTCCCACGGCCATGCTGCTGCCGACGCTGTTCCCCTCCAAGCCTGCTGGCGTGGCCACGGCGGTGCGCCATCTGGCGGAAAAGGCGGGCATGAAGCTGGTGCTCTACATCAAGGACGAGTCCTACATCACCCCGGAACTGGCGGAATCCCTGGTCAATGACGGCCTGATTTCCTGGATCAAATACGCCGTGGTGAAACCGAATCCGGCAGATGACCTTTACCTCACCCGGCTGGTGGACATGGTGAATCCTGAACTCATCGTCAGCGGCATCGGTGAGCAGCCCGCCATCATCCACCTGCGTGATTTCGGCATCACCGGTTTCACCGCCGGTTGCGTGTGCATCGCCCCGCGCCTGAGCATGGACCTGCTGCGCGCCATTGATGCCAAGGAATATGACCGTGCCGAGGAGATCCGCGAGATCTTCCTGCCGCTGGAAGACCAGCGCAATGCCCATAGTCCTATCCTGGTGCTGCACCACGCAGTCTCCCTGGCCGGCATCGCCCAGACCGGTCCGGCCCTCCCGCTGCTGACGGAACTTCCGGATGAACTGCTGCCCGGCATTGAAACAGCCGCCAAAGAGTTGCTGGTGAAAGCGGCGTAA
- a CDS encoding ATP-binding protein, whose amino-acid sequence MSSLVRWLLFTLCLLVFSGAMGWMSLRMLDLEAQRRRTAEEAQVQEKVRLALWRMDSMASALLIRENSRPPHHYQAFYAPEDLFTSRTQSIPKGQALMPSPLFGSLPDLVQLHFERLSGQAALQSPQVPTGSQQTLATSWYDTSPETARAAQKLTALETLLKQHPDIVQTPAKDAPPVTETAPANTLPPLPSLEKQKAATAAADRQMPLDSQVLANSVEQSQRAMVLSNNLYAEKQELAKPQLKKTAPTPPPATAAQSAVAGAKEAPKAAESLAESDPTADEPSIGSSLLAEVRTRYLSRGQKSDTASAMAPASSPAQRQSLPALAGDLRAQWLGQELLLTRPATLDGTARVQGVWVDWPQLQTRLLETVRDLLPGATLQPISPEAARTDAAALVTLPVRLLAGPVAVPLDTRSPLRPALLIAWACLIAASVAIAYVLHRAMLLSERRGAFVSAVTHELRTPLTTFRLYSEMLADDMVPEPAQRRSYLQTLCDESTRLMHLVENVLAYSRIERGRTAGRTEDTQVQSLLDRILPRLRQRTAPAGLELHLDAAPAALAARLRVDAMAVEQILFNLTDNACKYAAPDCDPRRLDLTVEDSHKALRITFRDYGPGLPHAQMKRLFQPFSKSATEAAHSAPGVGLGLALSRQLARELGGDLTHLPVSGRGTAFVLTLKKQDSEK is encoded by the coding sequence ATGTCCTCCCTCGTCCGCTGGCTTTTGTTCACCCTCTGCCTCCTGGTTTTCTCCGGAGCGATGGGTTGGATGAGCCTGCGCATGCTGGACCTGGAGGCGCAGCGGCGGCGCACGGCGGAGGAGGCGCAGGTGCAGGAAAAGGTGCGCCTGGCGCTGTGGCGCATGGACTCCATGGCCAGCGCCCTGCTCATTCGGGAAAACTCCCGCCCGCCGCACCATTACCAGGCCTTTTATGCGCCGGAAGACCTCTTCACCAGCCGCACGCAGAGCATTCCCAAAGGCCAGGCGCTGATGCCATCGCCCCTGTTCGGCAGCCTGCCGGATCTGGTGCAGCTTCACTTTGAGCGGCTGTCCGGACAGGCGGCCTTGCAGAGCCCGCAGGTGCCCACCGGCAGCCAGCAGACCCTGGCCACGAGCTGGTATGACACCTCCCCGGAGACCGCCCGGGCCGCCCAAAAGCTGACCGCCCTGGAGACCCTGCTGAAACAGCACCCGGACATCGTCCAGACTCCGGCCAAGGATGCTCCGCCTGTAACGGAAACCGCGCCTGCCAACACCCTGCCTCCGCTGCCTTCGTTGGAGAAGCAAAAAGCGGCGACGGCTGCTGCTGACAGGCAGATGCCATTGGACTCACAGGTCCTGGCCAACAGCGTAGAGCAAAGCCAGCGTGCCATGGTGCTCAGCAACAATCTTTACGCGGAGAAGCAGGAGCTGGCGAAACCGCAGCTCAAAAAAACCGCGCCCACGCCGCCGCCAGCCACTGCTGCCCAGTCCGCGGTTGCGGGAGCCAAAGAGGCCCCGAAAGCCGCGGAATCCCTTGCAGAATCCGACCCCACCGCAGACGAGCCCTCCATCGGCTCCTCCCTGCTGGCGGAGGTGCGCACCCGCTATCTGAGCCGTGGACAGAAATCAGACACAGCCTCCGCCATGGCACCGGCCTCCTCCCCGGCGCAAAGGCAGTCCCTGCCCGCACTCGCAGGAGATCTCCGCGCGCAGTGGCTGGGCCAGGAGCTGCTGCTGACCCGCCCGGCCACGCTGGACGGCACCGCCCGCGTGCAGGGGGTGTGGGTGGACTGGCCGCAACTGCAAACCCGGCTCCTGGAAACCGTGCGGGACCTCCTGCCCGGCGCCACGCTGCAGCCCATCAGCCCGGAGGCCGCCCGCACGGATGCCGCGGCACTCGTTACCCTGCCGGTGAGGCTGCTGGCCGGTCCCGTGGCCGTGCCCCTGGACACGCGCTCCCCTTTGCGGCCCGCCTTGCTCATCGCCTGGGCCTGCCTCATCGCCGCCTCCGTGGCCATCGCCTACGTCCTGCACCGGGCCATGCTGCTGAGCGAGCGCCGGGGCGCGTTTGTCTCCGCCGTCACCCATGAGCTGCGCACGCCGCTGACCACCTTCCGTCTCTATTCGGAAATGCTGGCCGATGACATGGTGCCAGAGCCGGCCCAGCGCCGCAGCTACCTGCAGACCCTTTGTGATGAATCCACCCGCCTCATGCACCTGGTGGAAAACGTGCTGGCCTATTCCCGCATCGAGCGCGGCCGCACCGCCGGGCGGACGGAGGACACCCAGGTGCAAAGTTTGTTAGACCGCATTCTCCCGCGCCTGCGCCAGCGCACCGCTCCTGCCGGGCTGGAGCTGCATCTGGATGCCGCACCCGCCGCCCTGGCCGCCCGCCTGCGGGTGGATGCCATGGCCGTGGAGCAGATCCTCTTTAACCTCACCGACAACGCCTGCAAATACGCCGCCCCGGATTGCGATCCCCGCCGCCTGGACCTGACCGTGGAGGACAGCCACAAGGCCCTGCGCATCACCTTTCGCGACTACGGCCCAGGCCTGCCGCACGCGCAGATGAAGCGTCTCTTCCAGCCCTTCAGCAAATCCGCCACCGAGGCCGCCCACAGCGCGCCCGGCGTCGGTCTCGGCCTGGCCCTCAGCCGCCAGCTCGCCCGGGAGCTGGGCGGAGACCTCACCCACCTCCCCGTCAGCGGGCGCGGAACTGCTTTTGTGCTGACACTGAAGAAGCAGGATTCAGAGAAGTAG
- a CDS encoding response regulator transcription factor, producing the protein MPTLLVIEDDSAIRRGVTDALRFSGYEVLEAAEGLAGMELALTATFDLLLLDLVLPNHNGFEILRALKEHRPGTPVIILSARGEEADRVKGLKLGADDYVVKPFSVRELLARVEAVLRRSPERPRQVRQVPFPAGVADIERLELRFTDGSREELSDKECSLIEYLAAHRGRAISREELLRRVWRIEPRHTETRTVDMHIANLRAKLRDNGSAPQFLLTVRGKGYMLQQEAHVGTA; encoded by the coding sequence ATGCCCACCCTCCTTGTCATTGAAGACGACAGCGCCATCCGGCGTGGTGTGACGGATGCGCTGCGCTTTTCCGGTTATGAAGTCCTGGAGGCTGCGGAGGGCCTGGCGGGCATGGAGCTGGCGCTGACGGCCACCTTTGACCTGCTGCTGCTGGATCTGGTACTGCCTAACCACAACGGTTTCGAAATCCTGCGCGCGCTGAAGGAGCACCGGCCCGGCACGCCCGTCATCATCCTGTCCGCACGCGGAGAGGAGGCGGACCGGGTGAAGGGCCTGAAGCTGGGCGCGGATGATTACGTGGTGAAACCCTTCAGCGTGCGGGAGCTGCTGGCCCGTGTAGAGGCCGTGCTGCGGCGGTCGCCGGAGCGGCCCAGGCAGGTGCGGCAGGTGCCCTTCCCGGCGGGTGTGGCGGACATCGAAAGGCTGGAGCTGCGCTTCACCGATGGCAGCCGCGAGGAGCTGTCTGACAAGGAATGCAGCCTCATCGAGTATCTGGCCGCGCACCGGGGCCGGGCGATCTCGCGGGAGGAGCTGCTGCGCCGCGTGTGGCGCATTGAGCCGCGCCACACGGAGACGCGCACCGTGGACATGCACATCGCCAATCTCCGGGCGAAGCTCCGCGACAACGGCAGCGCGCCGCAGTTTCTGCTGACGGTGCGTGGCAAAGGCTACATGCTGCAGCAGGAGGCGCATGTGGGCACGGCCTAA
- the gpmI gene encoding 2,3-bisphosphoglycerate-independent phosphoglycerate mutase: MAKKPVVLIIRDGWGINPGGKAQAEANGDATLLARTPFHDHLYATYPRGTVSASGEDVGLPDGQMGNSEVGHLNLGAGRVVYQDLTRINKSIRDGELASMPALVEAFEKAKGSRLHFLGLISDGGVHSHQEHLVALCNAAKQAGVEDIMVHAITDGRDTDPKGGAAYVSKLETDLTFSGAKIATVIGRYYAMDRDTRWDRNKLAWDAIVLGRGEFRTDAPHAAIRAAYDLDPRGDEFMQPMIFSHANEPRIRDGDVIVWFNFRADRARQLSDAFLKTGFEGFDREVHPIVSYYTLTEYDSTYYSLGCRVIFGPESLQNNLGQVVAAAGLTQLRAAETEKYPHVTFFFNSGIEEPNPGEDRYLAISPKEVPTYDKKPQMSAPDLTFEVLRRLDQYDLVIMNYANPDMVGHTGVVEAGIHACETIDLGVKLIVEKVLELGGQLFITADHGNCELMRNPDGSPNTAHTTNLVHGIYVSADAGGVSVKNGRLADIAPTLLDMLGVEKSAEMTGESLLVRN; encoded by the coding sequence ATGGCCAAAAAACCTGTTGTTCTGATTATCCGTGATGGCTGGGGCATCAACCCCGGCGGCAAAGCCCAGGCGGAAGCCAATGGCGATGCCACCCTCCTCGCCCGCACCCCTTTCCATGACCACCTTTACGCCACCTACCCGCGCGGCACCGTGAGCGCCAGCGGCGAGGACGTGGGCTTGCCGGACGGCCAGATGGGCAACAGCGAAGTAGGCCACCTGAATTTAGGAGCAGGCCGCGTGGTTTATCAGGACCTGACCCGCATCAATAAAAGCATCCGCGATGGCGAGCTGGCCTCCATGCCCGCCCTGGTGGAAGCTTTTGAAAAGGCCAAAGGCAGCCGCCTCCACTTCCTAGGCCTCATCAGCGACGGCGGTGTTCACTCGCATCAGGAGCACCTCGTGGCTCTCTGCAATGCCGCCAAACAGGCCGGTGTGGAGGACATCATGGTCCACGCCATCACCGATGGCCGTGATACCGACCCCAAAGGCGGTGCCGCTTATGTTTCCAAGCTGGAAACCGACCTCACCTTCAGCGGCGCGAAGATCGCCACCGTCATTGGCCGTTATTACGCCATGGACCGCGATACCCGCTGGGACCGCAACAAGCTGGCCTGGGATGCCATTGTCCTGGGGCGCGGTGAATTCCGCACCGATGCCCCTCACGCCGCCATCCGCGCCGCCTATGACCTGGACCCTCGCGGCGATGAGTTCATGCAGCCGATGATCTTCTCCCATGCCAATGAGCCGCGCATCCGCGATGGCGATGTCATCGTGTGGTTTAACTTCCGTGCCGACCGCGCCCGCCAGCTCAGCGATGCCTTTTTGAAGACCGGCTTCGAAGGTTTCGACCGCGAGGTCCACCCCATCGTCAGCTACTACACGCTCACCGAATACGACTCCACGTATTACAGCCTCGGCTGCCGAGTCATCTTCGGGCCGGAGAGCCTGCAAAACAATCTCGGCCAGGTCGTCGCTGCCGCCGGGCTCACCCAGCTCCGTGCGGCGGAGACAGAGAAATATCCGCACGTGACCTTCTTCTTCAACAGCGGCATTGAGGAGCCAAATCCGGGCGAGGACCGCTACCTGGCCATCAGTCCGAAAGAGGTGCCCACCTATGACAAAAAGCCGCAGATGAGCGCTCCGGACCTCACCTTTGAGGTGCTGCGCCGCCTGGACCAATACGACCTCGTCATCATGAACTACGCCAACCCCGACATGGTCGGCCACACGGGCGTCGTCGAAGCCGGTATCCATGCCTGCGAGACCATTGACCTCGGCGTTAAGCTTATCGTCGAAAAAGTCCTCGAACTGGGAGGGCAGCTGTTCATCACCGCCGATCACGGCAACTGCGAGCTCATGCGCAACCCGGACGGCAGCCCGAATACCGCCCACACCACCAATCTCGTCCACGGCATTTATGTTTCTGCAGATGCAGGTGGCGTATCGGTTAAAAACGGGCGTCTGGCCGACATCGCACCCACGCTGCTGGACATGCTGGGAGTGGAAAAATCTGCTGAGATGACAGGGGAAAGCCTGCTGGTCAGGAATTGA
- the purQ gene encoding phosphoribosylformylglycinamidine synthase I — MPHALLIKFPGTNCDLETSRALEAAGFTAEVLPIAHLEPDSLDQAQLIVFSGGFSYGDYVMSGRIAQLITKHKLGERLKKFVADGGYVLGICNGFQILTQLDLLPRGSLIHNDTGRFICRWAPLKKNGNTSPFLKALPDNFELPVAHAEGRFVGESGDAEKYVKDGHAALLYGKDVNGSSAQIAGLQDDTGRVFGLMPHPERFIAKNTHYDPDWNGAEQGWGYYLFKGVAEAMAA, encoded by the coding sequence ATGCCCCACGCCCTTCTCATCAAATTCCCTGGCACTAACTGCGATCTGGAAACCTCCCGCGCTTTGGAAGCGGCCGGTTTCACCGCAGAAGTCCTGCCCATCGCTCACCTGGAGCCGGATTCGCTGGACCAGGCGCAGCTCATTGTTTTTTCCGGCGGCTTCAGCTATGGTGATTACGTCATGAGCGGCCGCATCGCCCAGCTCATCACCAAGCACAAGCTGGGGGAGCGGCTGAAGAAGTTCGTGGCCGATGGCGGTTACGTGCTCGGCATTTGCAACGGCTTTCAAATTCTCACCCAGCTGGACCTGCTTCCGCGTGGCAGCCTGATTCACAACGACACCGGCCGATTCATCTGCCGCTGGGCTCCGCTGAAAAAGAATGGTAACACCAGCCCCTTCCTGAAGGCGCTGCCGGATAACTTCGAACTGCCTGTCGCCCATGCCGAAGGCCGCTTCGTCGGTGAATCCGGTGATGCGGAAAAGTATGTCAAGGACGGGCACGCGGCCCTGCTGTATGGCAAGGACGTCAATGGCTCCAGCGCCCAGATCGCCGGGCTTCAGGATGATACGGGCCGCGTGTTCGGCCTCATGCCCCACCCAGAGCGTTTCATCGCCAAGAATACCCACTACGATCCCGATTGGAACGGGGCCGAGCAGGGCTGGGGTTATTACCTCTTCAAAGGCGTGGCCGAGGCCATGGCGGCGTAA
- a CDS encoding rhodanese-like domain-containing protein has translation MKTHLIAAAFCSVLAVTMAEPPTIPVIPNRMISFSGFQENVLAVEGQRESHRLTEDQFLQMMQRPGVVMLDARSAAKFALRHIRGAVNLSLPDFNEADLAKVIPRKDTTVLIYCNNNFENSPVSFISKSFSTALNLHTLVSLQGYGYTHVYELGPLLDVNTTRLPFEGSEVQAKMKTPKIGN, from the coding sequence ATGAAAACGCATCTTATTGCCGCAGCCTTTTGCAGCGTCCTGGCGGTCACGATGGCTGAACCGCCGACGATCCCTGTGATCCCCAACCGGATGATCTCCTTCTCCGGCTTCCAGGAAAATGTCCTGGCGGTGGAGGGCCAACGGGAATCGCACCGCCTCACTGAGGACCAGTTTCTGCAGATGATGCAGAGGCCTGGCGTGGTGATGCTGGATGCCCGCAGTGCCGCCAAATTTGCCCTCCGCCACATTCGCGGAGCCGTGAACCTTAGCCTGCCGGATTTCAATGAAGCGGATCTCGCCAAAGTGATCCCCAGAAAGGACACCACCGTGCTCATTTACTGCAACAACAACTTTGAAAACAGCCCGGTGTCCTTTATTTCCAAGTCCTTCAGCACGGCGCTGAATCTGCATACGCTGGTCAGCCTGCAAGGTTATGGTTATACCCACGTGTATGAACTGGGGCCTCTGCTGGACGTGAACACGACACGGCTTCCGTTTGAGGGCAGTGAAGTGCAGGCCAAGATGAAAACCCCGAAGATAGGAAACTGA
- a CDS encoding VWA domain-containing protein, which translates to MKTTLPTLRQSILGLILSSALLGQATEPAKTDAIRDNEALVQIAILLDTSSSMDGLIEQAKSQLWRIVNEFNDARQGDKIPVVQVALYEYGNNNLSIGSNYIRKVLPLTRDLDRVSENLFKLTTNGGNEYCGAVIRDALDSLAWDAKGSTYKVIFIAGNEPFTQGPVNAQDACKAAIQKGVVVNTIHCGNQADGENGGWRTGAALAEGRFLTIDQDKAVVHIEAPQDKEITRLSIELNKTYIQYGKDGGRGRSNMSRQDSNASLFEKAGAAVQRALTKASPSYSNNSWDLVDANKKAGVKLEELKEGDLPPEMQALKPEERQTYLDKKAAERSQIQSQIQKLNEERQKYVAEKAKESGQDDTLDKAIVKAVREQAEKKAIIFK; encoded by the coding sequence ATGAAAACAACATTACCTACCCTCCGGCAGTCCATCCTTGGTCTCATCCTCAGCAGCGCCCTTCTGGGTCAGGCCACAGAGCCCGCGAAAACAGATGCCATCCGTGACAATGAAGCGCTGGTACAAATCGCCATCCTGCTGGATACCAGCAGCAGCATGGACGGTCTCATCGAGCAGGCGAAGAGCCAGCTCTGGCGCATCGTCAATGAATTCAACGATGCCAGGCAGGGCGACAAAATACCCGTGGTGCAGGTGGCCCTGTATGAATACGGCAATAACAACCTGAGCATCGGTAGCAACTACATCCGCAAGGTGCTGCCGCTGACGCGGGACCTGGACCGGGTGTCCGAAAACCTCTTCAAACTGACCACCAACGGCGGCAACGAATATTGCGGTGCCGTGATCCGCGATGCGCTGGACAGCCTGGCCTGGGATGCCAAGGGCTCCACCTACAAGGTCATCTTCATCGCCGGCAATGAGCCCTTCACCCAGGGGCCGGTGAATGCGCAGGATGCGTGCAAGGCGGCCATCCAGAAGGGCGTCGTCGTGAACACCATCCACTGCGGCAACCAGGCGGATGGCGAGAACGGCGGCTGGCGCACCGGCGCGGCTCTGGCCGAGGGCCGCTTCCTGACGATTGACCAGGACAAGGCGGTCGTTCACATCGAGGCTCCGCAGGACAAGGAGATCACCCGCCTGAGCATCGAGCTGAACAAGACCTACATCCAGTATGGCAAAGACGGCGGGCGCGGCAGATCCAACATGAGCCGTCAGGACAGCAATGCCAGCCTCTTTGAAAAAGCCGGAGCCGCCGTGCAGCGCGCGCTCACCAAGGCCAGCCCCAGTTACAGCAACAACAGCTGGGACCTGGTGGACGCCAATAAAAAGGCGGGCGTGAAACTGGAAGAGCTGAAGGAAGGCGACCTGCCCCCTGAGATGCAAGCCCTGAAGCCTGAAGAGCGCCAGACCTATCTGGACAAGAAGGCCGCTGAGCGCAGCCAGATCCAGTCGCAGATCCAGAAGCTGAACGAAGAACGGCAGAAATACGTGGCCGAAAAAGCCAAAGAAAGCGGCCAGGACGACACGCTGGACAAGGCCATCGTGAAAGCGGTGCGCGAGCAGGCGGAGAAGAAGGCGATCATTTTTAAATAA
- the purL gene encoding phosphoribosylformylglycinamidine synthase subunit PurL: MQANSSSAPRTERAVFRTISVRDLAADQLLDLSKKMKLSLSKADMQAVQQIFNDEGRDPTDVELEVIAQTWSEHCKHRIFNAKISHTLDGQDEVVDSLFKTYIRSVTEKIMEQKPDFVLSAFVDNAGFVKLDDDKAVCLKVETHNHPSAIEPYAGANTGLGGVIRDILGAGKGSKPVASIDVFCFGPPDTRQEDLKAKDVIHPLGVMRGVVRGVRDYGNRMGIPTVNGAIQFDDTFIYNPLVFCGTAGIIPIHDIAKEVKPGHLLIAAGGRTGKDGLKGATFSSAELTTDSHEEDQTAVQIGNPIEEKKVADFVLAAREAGLIEFITDCGAGGFSSAAGEMLSEVGGEVWLENCPLKEPGLESWQVFISESQERMVMAIEEHNLPALQAIADTWQSEIFILAKADGSQRLKVWHHGESVCDLPVDKLHGAPRREMKAHWRQPVAATPKIVVRPESWTQVLKTVLGDFSIVSREPIIREYDHEVQGNTVLKPLAGASGDAPQDGAVIKVDGSSQLVALACALLPEWGKTDPHAMGRACVDECVRQLVAMGANPERIAILDNFCMGNPDSEKELGALVECTKGMAESALAYGAPFVSGKDSFYNYFITDEGPVSIPVTLLVSGFGVIEDASHVIGSSLRRPGSKLAILGKTTPGLRGSVFAKYTQGAGLNGAPTWSETDTWSNYNKYHELVKKGAILATHDLSEGGLAIALAEFAFSGKAGIKVELENFPASKDCTMAEILFGETPGRFLIEVAPEHVETVRAAGAVIIGESTGERWLHVTNRGTTLIDASIADLKPIWQNGLVQYY, from the coding sequence TTGCAAGCCAACTCCTCCTCCGCCCCCCGCACTGAACGTGCTGTTTTCCGCACGATCTCTGTTCGCGATCTCGCCGCTGACCAGCTTCTTGACCTGTCCAAGAAGATGAAGCTCTCCCTGTCCAAGGCGGACATGCAGGCCGTGCAGCAGATCTTCAATGATGAAGGCCGTGACCCTACCGATGTCGAGCTGGAGGTCATCGCCCAGACCTGGTCAGAGCATTGCAAGCACCGCATTTTCAACGCCAAAATCTCCCATACTCTGGACGGCCAGGACGAGGTCGTGGACAGCCTTTTCAAGACCTACATCCGCAGCGTCACGGAGAAGATCATGGAGCAGAAGCCGGACTTCGTGCTCAGCGCCTTTGTGGACAATGCCGGCTTTGTGAAGCTGGATGATGACAAGGCCGTCTGCCTGAAGGTGGAGACTCATAACCACCCGAGCGCCATCGAGCCCTACGCCGGTGCCAATACCGGTCTCGGCGGTGTGATCCGCGACATTTTGGGCGCTGGCAAGGGCTCCAAGCCCGTTGCCTCCATTGACGTATTCTGCTTCGGCCCGCCAGACACCCGGCAGGAAGACCTGAAGGCCAAAGACGTCATTCACCCCCTCGGCGTCATGCGCGGTGTGGTGCGCGGCGTGCGCGATTACGGCAACCGCATGGGCATCCCCACGGTCAACGGCGCCATCCAGTTTGACGATACCTTCATCTACAATCCGCTCGTCTTTTGCGGCACCGCCGGCATCATCCCGATCCATGACATCGCCAAGGAAGTGAAGCCCGGCCACCTGCTCATCGCCGCTGGCGGCCGCACCGGCAAGGACGGCCTCAAAGGCGCGACTTTCTCCTCCGCCGAGCTGACCACCGATTCTCATGAGGAAGACCAGACCGCCGTGCAAATCGGCAATCCCATTGAGGAAAAAAAGGTGGCCGACTTTGTCCTCGCGGCCCGTGAGGCAGGGCTCATCGAATTCATCACCGACTGCGGCGCAGGCGGTTTCTCCAGCGCAGCTGGGGAGATGCTCAGCGAAGTGGGCGGTGAAGTGTGGCTGGAAAACTGCCCGTTGAAAGAGCCTGGCCTGGAAAGCTGGCAGGTCTTCATTTCCGAATCCCAAGAGCGCATGGTCATGGCCATCGAGGAGCACAACCTGCCCGCCCTCCAGGCCATCGCCGATACCTGGCAGAGCGAGATTTTCATCCTGGCCAAGGCCGATGGCAGCCAGCGCCTCAAAGTCTGGCATCATGGTGAATCCGTCTGCGACCTGCCGGTGGACAAGCTCCACGGCGCACCCCGCCGTGAGATGAAGGCTCACTGGCGCCAGCCTGTGGCCGCCACGCCAAAGATCGTCGTCCGTCCCGAGTCCTGGACGCAGGTGCTCAAGACCGTGCTGGGTGATTTTTCCATCGTCTCCCGCGAGCCCATCATCCGCGAATACGACCACGAAGTGCAGGGCAATACCGTCCTCAAACCCCTGGCCGGTGCCAGCGGTGACGCGCCCCAGGACGGGGCTGTCATCAAGGTGGACGGCAGCAGCCAGCTCGTCGCCCTCGCCTGCGCCCTGCTCCCTGAATGGGGCAAGACCGATCCTCATGCCATGGGCCGCGCCTGTGTGGACGAATGCGTCCGCCAGCTCGTCGCCATGGGAGCGAATCCGGAGCGCATCGCCATCCTGGACAACTTCTGCATGGGCAATCCCGACAGCGAAAAAGAGCTAGGTGCCCTCGTCGAATGCACCAAGGGCATGGCCGAATCCGCCCTGGCCTATGGAGCCCCGTTCGTCTCCGGCAAGGACAGCTTTTACAACTATTTCATCACCGATGAAGGCCCCGTGTCCATCCCTGTCACTCTTTTGGTTAGCGGCTTCGGCGTGATCGAAGACGCCTCCCACGTCATCGGCTCCTCCCTGCGCCGTCCCGGCAGCAAGCTGGCCATCCTGGGCAAGACCACCCCCGGCCTGCGCGGCAGCGTCTTCGCCAAATACACCCAGGGTGCCGGTCTCAACGGAGCCCCGACCTGGAGCGAAACAGACACCTGGTCTAACTACAACAAGTATCACGAGCTGGTGAAAAAAGGCGCCATCCTCGCCACCCACGATCTCTCCGAAGGCGGTCTCGCCATCGCCCTCGCCGAGTTCGCCTTCAGCGGCAAGGCCGGCATCAAAGTGGAGCTGGAAAACTTCCCCGCCTCCAAGGACTGCACCATGGCCGAAATCCTCTTCGGCGAGACTCCCGGCCGCTTCCTCATCGAAGTCGCCCCCGAGCACGTCGAAACCGTCCGCGCCGCCGGAGCCGTCATCATCGGCGAAAGCACCGGCGAACGCTGGCTCCACGTCACCAACCGCGGCACCACCCTCATTGATGCCTCCATCGCCGACCTCAAGCCCATCTGGCAGAACGGTCTGGTGCAGTATTATTGA